The genomic region TATATATCTATGGCCGGCTGCTTATTCCGgccgtcataaaaaaaaagaaccttctttttttttagagggtgggtgtttaaaaaaaaaacctgtaatTTTCTTGTAGGCTTTTATACTCACCAATGGGAGAATAGAAATGTATAGCGTTCTATATAGCTGATGGTATGGTATACACATGGACGTATAACTGCTCTCTTATATATTTAGTTCTCCGACAGCAACGAAgcgggacttttttttttttttaaagccagcCGTTGTTCATGGCTCGTTTTGCTTAGACTTTTTCCCTAGATATATGATTTCCCTTCTTTATCATATTtctctatttcattttttttttcctctcacCAATTGTCTCATCACCGGTGAGCCAACAACTGACAGTGtccctttatttatttattttttttttttgtctgaaaaaataattccatggttattatttattgttcAAAATTGTAATGATATGGTGTCACGTGTATTACAAACACCCATagttttcgttcattttttcacAGTCGTGAATTTATGGCTCGTTGATTGACCCGTAGTCGAACTCTGTGTATTTGCCGATATTGCGAATTGCATTTAGAGGGCCTAGGGTTTTAGAAGACGTGACATTTAAGAAATACTGTTAGTTCGATATAGTTTCATACTAACACATCCGGCTTTGTTTTGCACTAGGCAATTGTATAAGTTCAAATGGATTACTCTCTCGTTCGTGTCAAACTCTCATCCTTTTgattctttctgtttttttttagttgttggTTGGCAGAAACCTTTAACCTTTCACCCGCGCTTGCCATCAACTACATTTTTATATACGAAAAACGActtcttttctgtgtgtgttaAGTTTTGCCcatctccttttcttttagttcctttcgagcaaaaaaaaaaaaatgaactccGGAAAAAGGCAGTAAGTATCCGACAGTTAACAACAACTTGCTCTCCATACAACCTCTTACATGTTAAccatttaaagaaagaaaaagaaacagagaatAGGAGGAACTCTCtgtttagtaaaaaaaaaaaaaaaaaaaaaaaacatataaatGAGAATCAGGATGTCGAGGGAAAAACACCATTTACACTCTGTTTCGTATATAATCGTAggaaagggaaataaaaaaaaaagaaacaaaaccagaATGTCTTTAGTTCTTATTGAAATGTATAAGCATATcaccatgtttttcttttgtccaaccctcgttttttttatatatacgaGCGGCCATGTTTTTTGTTGGTCCCGTTCCTccactttttcatgatgaaaCACTTGAACtgtgtttttgaaatgtttttcgccTCCAAGTTTTTGAGTCACTTTAATTATACCACCAGGTATTCATATAAGGAAGGGGGATAGGAAACCCAGCCATGCCAGTCATCGGGATAACTACATAGGTCGCCCTCccttcattttgttgttgtcgttatTATTGTAGTTAGTAGTTTTCAAAAGAGTGGgggatttcttctttttttcacccgcacgcttttttcttttatttctattttcttattcttttcgtGGGGGGATTACACACGGACCAGACAAGTTCAATATGCACCGGCTTTTAAATGCGTTCTTCCCGCTGTTATTATACGGTAATGGATagaatgcattttttttttggtggccTCGGCATACGATCGGCATGACGGGAAACACGCGGACTCTTGTAGGCAATTACCTTCATCTTCTGTAATTGCATGAATCAgattttcgtttctcttcttctacaCTCACGATGataagaaacgaagaaaaaaagggaagaagccTATGAGAAAACAGTATATTTAGGAATTCGAaccatttctctctctctctctctcccgtcTTTTCTCTACGTATATAAATACCTCGTCGTTGGCTATGCCACACATATATCCATCCCGAATGGATTATGCATGAATGCGGTGAATACGCAATCTGCGGCCGGCCCGCCTGCCTGTGATGAGATGAGTTAAATGCCTGTCGagaataaatgggaaaaaaaaaactttgaaaaaaaaaacgaactaaAGAACGAATGAAAAGATatatacgcacacacacaccaacgTGTGTAATTGATAGTTGTTTCACTCGTACATGTGTACAACGAAAccctttcattttgattttttgttcttagCGATAAGGCCGTCGGTtaaatcaaaaaatgtttaaagcgCCATCGACGACGACCGTTGCTCCCGTTATTCACGAAATTTAAACATTGAAAATAGTCAAATAATAATGAGTTATACATCCACGTAGTCTGTGTGACCTATTCTGTTTTAAAAGCGCGTACTTGATCCATCGAGCAAAGTTTTTTCCCCtgtgtttttcaattaaatatttttttttctatattacAAACGTGCACGAAAATAATTGAGAAGAACGAGAACAAAAGGTAATGGAAATAACGCATCCGACAAACTGTAACGACAGcacggaaaaaaacaaaaacaaaacaaaagtggcAGCTGTGCAGGACCAAGAAATGgctaaacgaaaaaaacgaTATTTTCCTCTGCCGGCATTTATCGAGCTCGTTCTCAGCCGAAGCGAGACTGAATTGCTAcgataaataagaaaatacacGTAGATGCcctgtgtatatatatatatatatctattaCTTACGTTTACGTACATAATAAACGTGCATGTACAAGATATATAAGATCCCATTTtttcccacacacacacacacacacacaaagcaAGAGCCCTATATGTATCGAGCTAGTAACAGCGTTGCTAGAGCTCCCGCGTTCGATCCCGAGAAATATTAATAGCCGATTCGGAACGGAGCCCGTCGGGcctgaaccttttttttttattattgctccttttttttctattttttttatcgccatTATTGCCGAGTGAGAGTTCCGCATCGTGTGTTATTGAATCGTTTATgatctatttgaaaaagaaaggatttttcttgtttgtttgtaatgACAAGCAAATGAATAAGATTATACGTagaaatagagaaagagagatgtCGAATGATTTAAACTGAAAAAACGAGACACAGTTCATCAAACGTAAGCGCGGGGGACACATTCCTCTTTGTCGTTCGTGCCACATCGAGTAGAACATGTCCCAGAAAAACTCAAGCAGTCAACACGCCGTGAAATGTGTCATGCATCTTTGCTCCCGctaatttgcctttttttcctattataCTATTGTAAGGCTGTACGGAATTTTCGCTCTCCGTAAAAGCGTAACCAATAATCCAACCGCATGCAACGAGAtgataaaaaagaatgagacAAATGCCAACGATGAATCTTCTACCGTTATCTTTAAACCATTAGCCATgcctttcaattgtttttcaaaaaaaaaaattctttttgggTCGATCAACATTGAAGAATGTAGGTgtgtatacatatatttttatcaaaaaaGTATTTGCTGTTATCAATAGGAAAAACACAGTCCCCATAGGCTATTTAATTTGGATAAGGTCCCAAGGGATAAGGTCCAAAGGGTGAGTTGAATTCCATAGCGTCAGATGTCGTCGTTCACTATTTTGAATGGACGTCTGGACGGATTTCTTCGCTGGATGTTGTGGTGGTGTGTTTTGTCGAACCAATAAATCCAGCAggttaaacatttaaaattatcTTCATTAAGTTTTATTCAAACAGGGATAGCTGGCACGTTTTTTGGGCATCCGATCGACACGATAAAAGTGCGACAACAAACTCATCTTCATGGACATTTGACCACGCGTCGCTGTGTCCAGTTGGCATTGAAAAATGAAGGGGTAagctcatttctttttccttacaCCAACAAAATCTCTTAGGAAAATGGATTAACTCCAATAACTAGATAAGAGTAAACATTCACTGTACTTGTCTGACTTATTGTGAACAGGCTACTGGATTATTCAAAGGGTTGAGCTCCCCAATTTGCACTGCAGCTTTAGTCAATGCCACTTTTTTTGGTGTTTATGGTGGCACTGTCAAACTGATGTTGCAAGTATCTGAAAAACCTGCCAACAGCATGCCAGACTATAAAATAGTTACAGCTGCTGGCATGGTGGCCGGTACAGTGCAACTGTTGGTCTGTTGCCCAGTGGATCTTGTCAAAATCAAACTCCAAACTGGATCAGGTGAGCACACCTTTATTGTACtttgttaaaattaaatgccTTATTATTATGGAGCATTATATTTAAATGCTTGTGTAAAGTACCATTATCTCATTGATGCAGGTGCTGGAAATGGTCCTCTACCAAAGACAAATGGCTCTCTAAATACTAGTCCTATTGCCAGTAAACCATTCAAGGGGCCAATTGATTGCTTAATGACAATGTATAAAACACATGGAATTAGGGCCTGGTATAAGGGTCTTGTTCCTATGTTTtggaggtaaaaaagaaaattacctgCGATAATTATCCTGTTTCGTGATAAACAGCTGAGGCCATCTAACGGTGTACAATTTATTACGTACCAGAGACGGGCCATCTTACGGCCTTTACATGTTCCTTTACGAACTGATACTACGAGAGGGTAAAAAGTACTCGACGGGCGGATGGGGTGATGGCTTGCTGGCTTTGATTGCCGGTGGTATAACTGGTAAATTGGCTCTCTTTTTGCACTTCGTTTTCGTAATAGCCATTCATTAGCAAGATAACCAAAGCTTATTTAATTCCCCATCACAGGAACTGTAACTTGGGTTGCAGTGTTGCCGATTGACGTCGTCAAATCTCGTATCCAGGCGGATTGCATTGTTAATCCAAAGTATCGTGGCATGCTAGATTGCGTACGCGTTTCTTATAAGGCGGAAGGCTTGCCCGTCTTCTTTCGCGGATTTTTGGCTATCGCTTTTCGCGCAATGATCGTAAACGCTGCGACATTCTTCGTCTATCAGAGTACCTTGACGCATTTGACCACACAGAGGTGACCGCTAGTTTTACGAAATAGCTACTACACATCACCTACTTGGTCGTGAGACGATGATACGTCATTTTGTCGTGGCATCGTTGGCGAGTAGAATGGAAATTTCTCAACGGTCAAGGTAGGAGGAGGGGAACGTAAACATTAATAGCGTGGGCTGATGCAATCTGCAGTACTCTGTAAACCTTGCCTTTTGTAAAATGGTGATGTTCCAAATTGGAAGAAACGTTCGACTTTTTTGGAAGTCGCTCCTGacggaaaagcaaaaaatttatagccatttcaaaatatttaatcatttttttcttttcttttttttttttagttggttgctatattttcctttttttttttaagtcacgTTGTTCTCCACTGCCATAAACATTTTAGCCAAATGCATGTATAATTGAACGGGTTTCTCTTAAAGATAGCTGTCCTTTCTTCCGTTTATTCAATTTTAGGGTTATGCtaacaaagatttttttttttctttttcattttcttttattattctttcatCTCAAAGATATTACCATCTGTTTCAAGCCATTAAACATTGCAACTAGACAGTCAGTAAACAAATGTCTAATGGCAGGGGtgatttttatgattttgctTTGGTGGGGTGTTTGAGGGTAGGGACAAGTTGgcacaattttcgttttctgcaTGGCATGTGTTCAATTCAAAATATGGAttaaatatatatgtacacaaacatatataaatacaaatgtttaaaaatattagTCTTTATATAACTTTCTCGAATGAAGTGTGAACATGCAGCCTATTTACTAAACGGAATGCTTCATTGCATAACATCATTTTAGGCATACCCAAAATCTTAACTACGTCATACGTTGCCATTAGTCATTTTATACCgagtatttatttttcttcctacgACCTTCGACGAATAATATTTATACAGGTTTCTTTATGTTTTAAACGAATATGCACTCTTTTTTGCAATTCTGAAGTGAGCAGACTTAGCAAAATACAAACCTgttccttgtttttgttgctgcATGTTTCGAATACGTCGTTCTTTCCTCTACCTCGTGCTACAGGCTTTACCGACGGGATTCACCAAAAATGTAAAAGCACATTGGGTGTCATTTCGATTTAATTTAATCAAGTTAAGCTGCAGCTCAGTCTTTTACCATCGTAGTTCAAGTttctgtgaaaaagaaagatgaaaaatacaaatgtTCAATTAAAATACGTTGCATGGTTATCGACTTTTAGTAGATCTGTCAACGCTGTGTTTTTCATGGCTGCCAAACATAGTTGTTATTTTTCAAGATCTGATTATTAATTTGTCGTTTAGATACTTAGTACTTGCTAAAGCAATGGATCGTCTTGAGTGTTAAATCAACATGTTATTGGTATATCCATTGAATCAACGTCATTTAAACTAAAATTGCAATGGGTAAATCTCGCAAGAAAGTTGGCTGTGGATCGTCAACTGCAGCAGGTGTGTCACTTTGAATCGGGAAAAATGATCCCTGGCTAGGTTTCAAATCTACGCCTTTCCGGATTTTGTTAGATAATTATGTCTGACGTGACCATGGACTACTCTGGTGATGCATCACAAGCCGACGAGGCTATTCAGAGCCCTGAAACTTGTGTGCCCAAATCACCAAGTTCACCGTTATTACACAGCAAAGTAAAGTCAGAGGATAGCAGTGACTTTGAAACCAAGCATAAAACCCCTGAAGGAGGAAGACTTCAATTCTACTTTGGTAACCAACACATTCAGAAGTTACAATTTTATATAATTTTCTGGGAGATGTTGTGCAGAAGTTCGCTGGATGGTTGATCAGTAAATCAACTTGCTTTTCTAGTCCTCTTTATTAACGATTAAAACATTTCGTACCTTTGAAATCACATAATCCTGAAATGGTTTTCCATTGTATTACAgatggaaaaatagttttggAGTTGAACGATCGGCGGGAAAACGGGAAAACGTGGTGGGTTCCTGTGACGCAAAAAACGTATTGGCCCCCTCCCCCACCATCGTGTTCCACGCCGGGAAGTACTGTGCGCCAGGAGAGCAGTGCATCTTTTAGTGTCAGTGATGAATCATCTGTTCAATCTCAGTCGTCACCGTGGCTAAGAGAAACTCGATGGAAGAATCCCAATCCTATGAACAAACGGACAACCAGTGATGTAGAGGGATTTATGTTTGCCCTTAAAGGCCGTGAACGATGTCGATACCAGTGGAGTCAACGACGAAGACCTTTTCGCTCGATAGAGCAGTGTCATGTGGGACCCAATTCCGAGTGTGACCAATGTAAAGTCGGCTGGAGAAAAAAGAGCTCGGCTCGGCCAAGCGTGTCTGCGATCACTTCGCGCCTTCTCGAAAAGGcactttcaaagaaaatggtggcgAGTGCGGCGCCAATAGAGCGAATCGAAACACTAGTTTCGCCGAGGAAGCGTCTCCTACGTGACATGGAAAAAGTTCGGCTCCACGATAAATCGTCCAGTCCATCTTCTAGTGTTTTGAAGAAAGCCAAAGCACTCATGCCAGCCACACCTTTACCGACGCATTCGGCTGCCGCAATGGCCGCAGCTGCGGCGGCTGCAGTGGCCCATTCTCTCCAGCCAAGCAAAGTCTATGATCGCCAAAGCAGCTACAGCATCGATTCCTTGCTCAACAAGGAGCGGCAGGAAGAAGCAGCAGCAGTGGCTTCGTGCAGTTCCTCCTTTCTTCGCTCGCTGTTACGGAAAGCTCCTCCGCTAGCCGCGAATAATGTCCAGGCTGTCAATGGAGTAAGAAACAAGAGCTTGGTGTCCCATCAGCGAAGGGACGGGGCCATTTCGTTAGCTGGCGGTTCGCGCCCCCTTCAACCACCTGTATGGTTGCCTTACCCTGTATCAGCATTTCCTCCTCCAAATTCTTTGGCTCCAGGATCGTCTGCAACTCTGGCAGCCCGACCTGGTCCAAGCTCCTCTCGAAGAGAAAGCCTGGGCAACCGATTACCACGGGTGCCCACGCCGCCTGATTGTaacgatgatgacgacgatgtCCCGCTCAATTTGACCATTAGACGAGCTCGAGAGCACTCCTAATTTCAAAGTTTCCTTTCTCAATCTTTTTATCAAAAACAGTCGGTTTCTTTGTTTCTCCAGTGGAAATCTCGTCCGGTCAACATGTACATTTCTTTGCTCTCTAAAATAAATCCCAACCCGTTTCATCGTACTGTTTCtcctaaacaaaaatagaatgaaaaatgcTCTTGTTACATTGACCAGGGAATCTCGTTTGTACTCTGCCTTcctctcttcatttttttttaaaataacggTGGAGTGTCATGGAATCCTATGTCGATACGTAGACCAAAATGAATTGACCCAGTGACGCTGTGTGGAGACGGAACTGGGGAAGTTACCAAAACATGAAAGTGCCTCAGCCATCTCTATCTTAAACGTTGCAATTCTAGGTACGATTCATGAAATGTTGACTTGATGATTCCTTCCATTCGCCCAAAGACTCGTCCAACAgcctcttcatttttcttctactaatctcttcattttttgtttcgttttccagCCCAAACTTCCTCTCCTGTGCCATGTTTTTAAACCGAAAATGAACAACGCCACTCGTTTGGCCAATGTCTTGTTAAGTTGCACCAGTTTCCCTACTCGCTTTTTACGCTGTAACATAATGCGTGGTCGTGTGTAATGTGTTTTATGTCGccgttgtttatttttttttttcattattaatattattttttttttcaatgttggTGGAATGTCATTATCGTGCTGTACATTGTGGGGAGAGAATTTGCCATgattttcagttctttttaaaactaatgttttttttgcaagtgAGATTACAATCTTCTCGttaaggaggaaaaaaaaagaaatcagttCGTACGGAGACGTTCGATTGGCACTGTATTTCTCGTCCCAGCACAATAGACCGACATCATTCATCAtataattctttattttttttttcagcacgGACAACAACCCACGGACTACTACGATTTAAGTATTCTTCTCTTACAAGAGGGATGTGTGGTGCGTCGCCGTTTTTTGATCATCAGCATCACAAATATTTACATccagaacaacaaaaagggaGAATCAAATAATAGTAAGTGAAAATAAGAAGAGAAAAGGTTAGGAGGAATGCATCGTTGTCTCAAAGCACTGGTATATGTCAATCGTCGATTGCCACGgtcaaacaaaaggagaatAGGATTCAAAATGAAGCCGTCAGATTCATCCAAAGCTGCCATCATCAGGGGATCAAAGACACACACGCTGAATCAAAACAAGGTGATGGGGGACACACACGAGGCAGATTGTGATTGatagtgttttcttttttctttctctctttaacaAAATAGAAGTCCAGGCGAGGGGAGAAAGGAATTATGTGTTCGCTATACATatgtatataattttttttaaaagaacgtTTATGTATAGAGGTTTACACGTAaagcaaaattgaaaaaaagattaaaaaaaaaaaaagcgactcATGTTTTTCAGTGTCAACGATCTCTCCTTTGCCACACAATCAAGCAACAATACTAGGCAGGGGAGAgttcaaaaaataagaaagaaaaacaaaacctaaTCTTTAAAAAACGGTTGCGTTTTAGGGTAAAACATAAGGGAGTTTGATATGGCGGAATGTTATTTTCACtgtttttcatcttgttttttttaccgacATCACaggtgttgtttttttttttctcttttttttttttttttagctcagaCACAATTTCGGACACATCGCCTAACTATTTGTTCTGGAATATGAAGTAGAATCGATCAACTGTCAACTCAGatcattcaaatgaaaaagtcaaAGTCGACGATAAAAAGCAATCTCAAATTCGCTatacatctaaaaaaaaatttttgaccTGATTTTGTTGCCGACAGTGATGCTCGTGTGTGTCCATCACAAGAACTCGCGCTCCAGTTCACTCAAGGTTGACTTGGATGATCGCGAAGCGAGATAGTCGCGACGCACTGGTCTCGCAGCCTACATCAACACATCACGtcttaaaaacattttacgtTAAAAGCTCTAAAGCTGAAAATTACCTTCAGAGGAATCGTATAGTCCTGGCTTTGACCTTGAACCGGAATGTCCATTAAAGTGCGGCCGTCTCCGCTGAACGAGGCGGCGACCGGCGAGAAACGGACGCGCGGGGCTGAAACGCTTGAATGTTGCGATGAACTGGTCTCTTTGGCCGACATACCGCTGTCTTCACTGTGCATCGAGTCGGGCGGAGTTGGATTGGTCGGAGTACCTCCACCAGATCCTCCACCGCTTCCACCTGCACTGGAAGAATTCCACGCCCTGCTATTGCTACCCGCTCCACATCCTCCGATGACGCTGTTTACCACAGAATAGTTGGTCTTTCTCAGACTGGAACGCAATCGAGGTGGTTCTAAGCCCTGCGTGTCACAtgcaaaatgcaaatgaatcACTTGTATTCTAGGAAATGCCTTCGGTCTTATAACTTACCAATGTACCAGGCCGTTCCATTTCTAATGAATTTTGACGAGCGATTCGGAACGGTGTTGCGGGAGAGGCACTCGAACGAGGATCCAAATCAAAAACTACTCGTCCTTGTGTTGGAGGCCCTTGGACGTGCACCGTATCAAGTTCGTCTTCAAGACGGAAACTCGGGTTGACGTTGGAGCTGTTGGCTAACCCAATAATGCCACCTATCGAAGAGTTTGAGACGTTGGATGATGTTCGACGATGATTGGCGCTATTGCCGGCTCCGTACATTCTGCCCGGCAAACGACTATTGACACTCGTGTTGAGATTCCCTGTGTTTTCATACGTGTGTAGATTATCGGGTTGGCGAACCTATTAGACAACGTAATGGAGAAAACCGATACTTCAATAACTGCAGTCAGATCATCGGGATTTACCTGTTCAGTTCCGTATCCTCGATAGGACAAAGGGTTCCAGTCGCCAGCTGTGGAGTAATGGCCTGAAGCCGGATGAGGCGGAGGACGGCCATGATCGTTGCTGCCTGGATAACCACTACCGTATTGCTCATACCCACGTTCTCCGCCTACATATCCAGCGGTCTCCATCCGAACCGGGTCGAAACCACCGCCACTATAAgcctaatttttaaaaaaattattaattatttttaacaacgaaatcaaagtttatgGTTAGTTTGCAATCTTACTTCGCTATCGTTACTGGCATTGGAAGATCGTCTTCTTTGATGATAAGCGCCCAAGGTGGATGCCGAATACAACGGTCCAGGTGGATTATCGATGAACCGCAGTGGTTTGGGATTGTCCATGACGAGTGGCGTTCGTTGATGTCGCACCTGTCCATGGTAGGTGTTATGCGAATAGACTCCGGGATTCGACGATGTTCCAGCCGTGGCTCCAGCCAAGGCGTATGGAGACGTCGGCAACTCGTAATCTCCAATGGCGGAAGACAAACGAGCGGCTACTTCGTTATTCGTCAAGGTAGTGGAAGCACTTGCGTACCCCCACCTTCTGGGGTCCGATACATCGTCATCTTGACTGGCTCTGTTGCATTGGACGAGCCACATGTTAATAAAATATTCTTACCGGCAATTTTTAAGTAATTATGTTTAACCTTCTATTCTGTGACGGACGAATAGGTTGGAGCATAGTGACTCCGGAATAGCGGATGTCTCCGCCCAAAGCCACTCCGGCCAACATGGCTGCTGCGTTGAACAAATGAAGTTCTAAACCGCCTTTGGCCCGTTTAGTATCGGCGCTACCACTGGCGGAAGAGCCGTTGATTCCGGCGACATAGCCGGGCGGAAGAGAGCGTGGGGTTGATCCATTATCCATTCGATCTACAACAGATATGAAATAATGCGGGGgatattttttgtgtgtagcAATTGCTTTACCCAATTCTGGAAGTGTGGATGACGTAGAAAGGGACGAAGGATGGCCACTTTGGGTTGCAGCGGCCGCtgccgcagcagcagcagccaacaaTCCTTTTTGGGTTTTCTCCAAATTTGGTGCTGATCTGCTCCATTGACGGTGTCCTTCCGCTCTCTCTACAACAGGCCGAATATGAGCACGTTCTTTCTGGTGTACCGTACTCGGGCCCCATGTTTTCCCTTTAACTCCATCGGCCGGAACTAGCGAAAggtaaaaacaagtttttcttatttttcaaatcaaaacagCTTTCAATACAAACGTGTTATACCCGTTTTTAACCACAACCGAATTAAtataaagaaggaaaaaaaaggatgtttcAAGAGTGGGTTAGTAGTACTCACATGCGATAGCCTTAAGTCTAGCGATGGTAGAAGAAGAGTTTTCGACGGCGGAGGGATCCAGTTGGGCCCCGTTGTCGCCTCCGGCCACCACAGTACATGGGTGACGCAGTTCCATAAAACCACCCTCCGTCTGCTGGACTGTGAGGTTATGCCGGAAGTCTTTTCTCCCGGACCATTAGAAAGAAGAGCAGCGGTAGAAAAGTACAGAGAcaagggagagaaagaaaaaaaaagagaggcaaagAAGTGATTAATTGCCATTGTTTATCTACGTGAATAGAATATATAACAAGATATGAGTCACGGGAAGCCCTCGCATGCGGAATTATGAAACGATGTACACAGATTGGGGGGGATTAGTCAAACCCTTGTTTGGTAAGAACGAATTACGACAGAAGGACACCAAACGTCTGCACTGGTACAAACCATTTTGCATTTGAACTTGGAGCCGGTTAAGCTCGGCACGCGAGGGCGTCAACTGTATCGTTATATTGTGGCGAAagtctaaaaaagaaaaacgaataaacACACAACACAAACACACTCGCGCAGATGCACACACACTCaggcacgcacacacacacacacacacgcagggAAATGTCTAGCAACACAAAGAGGAGGGCACTGTTTCTAcaaacaaggtaaaaaaaaacgctcaTAATACAAAACTGCAAGTTCAATGGGTGTGTTACCCGTTGGCATAGAGATGTGATGACCGCCGTCCTTTTTCAGTAACCTCAAACGgctctttttaaatttgcctTTGCGTTTTTTAGGCGTCGGAGCAGCAGCGGCCGCGGCGCGTTCTTGTTGGATCATCATCATGTTCAGCTCGCGTTCGAGTAGATCAATTTCCCGCTCCGCCAATTCCTGTCATCAGATGAAGgtactcatttttttttttatagaacgCGTTaattatgaaaagaaaaatagaactACCTGTTCACGCTTTTTCAGATGCTCTTCGTGAATTTTCTGCTGGAGCATGGCTTGACGCAGTTCCTCTTCGCGGCAACGcaattcctattttttttaattaaaacgATTAATTataaaaaacatgaa from Daphnia carinata strain CSIRO-1 chromosome 6, CSIRO_AGI_Dcar_HiC_V3, whole genome shotgun sequence harbors:
- the LOC130689813 gene encoding mitogen-activated protein kinase kinase kinase 11-like isoform X3, whose protein sequence is MPPLDASWITRTHQMESSKFASRLPAGEGRRLRTSASPNPPYSQQQYQQPASLNLTWTDSSSSGSQSRQKRLSTCTAQFDYDAQGEDELSLRRGQVVEILSKDAKISGDEGWWTGKIGDKVGIFPSNFVAEEESDRVSSQRHRRGNLFDEDDQPIEIDFRELQLEEVIGVGGFGKVYRGIWRNEVIAVKAARQDPDEDISLTLDNVRQEALVFWRLHHENIVALKGVCLQEPNLCLVMEYARGGPLNRVLTGRKIRPSVLVDWAIQIARGMNYLHNGAPISLIHRDLKSSNVLIAEPIENEDLQFKTLKITDFGLAREAYKTTRMSAAGTYAWMAPEVIKSSTFSKASDVWSYGIVLWEILTGETPYKGIDALAVAYGVAVKKLTLPIPTTCPAPWKNLMQMCWEPEAHDRPSFEKILMLLDEVARSAFAQTPHESFHTMQEDWKMEIEAMFDDIRVKEKELRCREEELRQAMLQQKIHEEHLKKREQELAEREIDLLERELNMMMIQQERAAAAAAPTPKKRKGKFKKSRLRLLKKDGGHHISMPTDFRHNITIQLTPSRAELNRLQVQMQNVPADGVKGKTWGPSTVHQKERAHIRPVVERAEGHRQWSRSAPNLEKTQKGLLAAAAAAAAAATQSGHPSSLSTSSTLPELDRMDNGSTPRSLPPGYVAGINGSSASGSADTKRAKGGLELHLFNAAAMLAGVALGGDIRYSGVTMLQPIRPSQNRRASQDDDVSDPRRWGYASASTTLTNNEVAARLSSAIGDYELPTSPYALAGATAGTSSNPGVYSHNTYHGQVRHQRTPLVMDNPKPLRFIDNPPGPLYSASTLGAYHQRRRSSNASNDSEAYSGGGFDPVRMETAGYVGGERGYEQYGSGYPGSNDHGRPPPHPASGHYSTAGDWNPLSYRGYGTEQVRQPDNLHTYENTGNLNTSVNSRLPGRMYGAGNSANHRRTSSNVSNSSIGGIIGLANSSNVNPSFRLEDELDTVHVQGPPTQGRVVFDLDPRSSASPATPFRIARQNSLEMERPGTLGLEPPRLRSSLRKTNYSVVNSVIGGCGAGSNSRAWNSSSAGGSGGGSGGGTPTNPTPPDSMHSEDSGMSAKETSSSQHSSVSAPRVRFSPVAASFSGDGRTLMDIPVQGQSQDYTIPLKAARPVRRDYLASRSSKSTLSELEREFL